Proteins encoded within one genomic window of Methanosarcina barkeri str. Wiesmoor:
- a CDS encoding cytochrome D1 domain-containing protein: protein MEEITYDKTYRKHTLIRVLGITSLTILILAGVVGASPFAYITNYESNNISVIDITTNKVTATVDVGDHPAGVTVSPDGKKVYVVNAGSNTVSVIDTATNKVIHTVKVGTDPQRIAISPDGKKAYVTSLSNNIVSVIDTATNKVTATIDVGNFPFGVAFSPDGKKAYVTNSGGDSTNFTATVSVIDTATNAVAATIYTGNNSLEVAFSPDGTKAYVMNSNIYHDSTATILIIDTTTNDVTTTVHVGDIPRGVAVSPDGKKVYVAIQFPGPDSLTGAVNIIDTATNKVTATVPVGRAPGGIEVTPDGTKIYVVNYASHTVSVIDTATNNVTDTVNVGKYPIEIAFGNFVDSNMTGQSTSGNESSKNSTPGFSLLGGLACLCGGWKFRKK from the coding sequence ATGGAAGAAATAACATATGATAAAACATATCGAAAGCATACTCTCATAAGAGTTTTGGGAATAACTTCACTTACGATTTTAATATTAGCTGGTGTAGTAGGTGCATCGCCATTTGCCTATATTACTAACTACGAAAGTAATAATATTTCTGTAATTGACATAACCACAAATAAGGTTACAGCCACAGTAGATGTAGGAGACCATCCTGCTGGAGTTACAGTCAGTCCAGATGGGAAAAAGGTATATGTGGTGAACGCAGGTAGCAACACTGTTTCTGTAATTGATACAGCAACAAATAAGGTTATACACACAGTGAAAGTGGGAACCGATCCTCAAAGAATTGCAATTAGTCCGGATGGGAAAAAAGCATATGTGACAAGTCTCAGCAACAACATTGTTTCTGTAATTGATACGGCCACGAACAAAGTTACAGCCACAATAGATGTAGGAAACTTTCCTTTTGGAGTTGCATTCAGCCCGGATGGGAAAAAGGCATATGTGACAAATTCTGGCGGTGACTCAACTAACTTTACAGCTACAGTCTCTGTAATTGACACAGCCACAAACGCTGTTGCAGCCACGATATATACAGGGAACAACTCACTTGAAGTTGCATTCAGTCCGGACGGAACAAAGGCATATGTGATGAACTCCAATATTTACCATGACTCCACAGCTACTATTTTGATAATTGACACAACCACAAACGATGTTACAACTACAGTACATGTAGGAGACATTCCTCGCGGAGTTGCAGTCAGCCCAGATGGAAAAAAGGTATATGTAGCTATACAGTTTCCTGGACCTGATTCACTTACGGGTGCTGTTAATATAATTGATACAGCCACAAACAAGGTTACAGCCACTGTGCCTGTAGGAAGGGCGCCTGGTGGAATCGAAGTTACTCCAGATGGAACAAAGATATATGTGGTAAATTATGCAAGCCACACTGTCTCTGTAATTGACACAGCTACAAACAATGTTACAGATACAGTGAACGTAGGAAAATATCCTATTGAAATTGCCTTTGGGAACTTTGTAGATTCTAATATGACTGGTCAAAGCACAAGTGGAAACGAATCGAGTAAAAACTCTACACCAGGCTTTAGTTTATTGGGAGGCTTGGCCTGCCTCTGTGGTGGGTGGAAGTTCAGGAAGAAGTAA